One window of Akkermansia biwaensis genomic DNA carries:
- a CDS encoding acyl-[acyl-carrier-protein] thioesterase produces the protein MKHVEAAGTFSTQAAVRSYESGPDGLMKPETVLHWLQEIAEAHASALGFGYDFVMSRGLAWVEVRLDMTIGRRPAWKEVVELRTCTAQASPLQARRNLEIRDAEGNGIIAASCLWAVIDIRRRRPVPLNKYISPFPETPCSEMVAPVRMDIEGLQPEIREWTAEQRDMDFNRHINNAAYLVWALESLPEAWQEEHALTGIHLHFRKESHAGEQMKSLLFRQGNLTCHHIMQGDELRAEAVLEWG, from the coding sequence ATGAAACATGTTGAAGCCGCCGGGACCTTTTCCACGCAAGCCGCCGTCCGCAGTTATGAGAGCGGGCCGGACGGCCTCATGAAGCCGGAAACGGTTCTGCACTGGCTTCAGGAAATAGCGGAGGCACACGCCTCCGCCCTGGGATTCGGCTATGATTTTGTCATGTCCCGCGGGCTGGCCTGGGTGGAGGTGCGCCTGGACATGACCATCGGACGCCGCCCTGCCTGGAAAGAGGTTGTGGAGCTCCGCACCTGCACAGCCCAGGCCTCCCCTCTTCAGGCGCGCCGCAATCTGGAAATCCGGGATGCGGAGGGTAACGGCATTATCGCGGCAAGCTGCCTCTGGGCCGTCATCGACATCCGCCGCAGGCGCCCCGTTCCCCTGAACAAATACATCAGCCCATTCCCGGAGACGCCCTGTAGCGAGATGGTCGCCCCTGTCCGCATGGACATAGAAGGTCTTCAACCGGAAATCCGGGAATGGACGGCAGAACAACGGGACATGGATTTCAACCGCCATATCAACAATGCTGCCTATCTGGTTTGGGCGTTGGAATCTCTGCCGGAAGCGTGGCAGGAAGAACATGCCCTGACGGGCATTCACCTGCATTTCAGGAAGGAAAGCCATGCCGGAGAGCAGATGAAGTCCCTGTTGTTCCGCCAGGGAAATCTTACCTGCCACCATATCATGCAGGGAGATGAATTGCGCGCGGAGGCGGTGCTGGAGTGGGGTTAG
- a CDS encoding UDP-glucuronic acid decarboxylase family protein, giving the protein MSKRILVTGGAGFIGSHLCERLLDEGHEVTSIDNYFTGSRKNLLHLMDRPGFQALVHDVTEPFSAEVDEIYNLACPASPPHYQLDPIHTVKTSVLGALNMLALAKRCHARILQASTSEVYGDPAVHPQPESYWGNVNPAGPRSCYDEGKRCAETLFMDYHRTMGVDVRVIRIFNTYGPRMTLNDGRVVSNFIVQALKGEDLTIYGTGRQTRSFQYVDDLVEGMVRMMAAENFHGPVNLGNPGEFTMLELAEKVIEMTGASSKTVFRPLPQDDPVQRKPDIRLAYEKLGWQPSVPLEQGLEKTIAYFRSIL; this is encoded by the coding sequence ATGAGCAAAAGGATTTTAGTCACCGGGGGGGCCGGATTCATCGGCTCCCATCTTTGTGAACGCCTGCTGGACGAGGGACATGAGGTCACCAGCATCGACAATTATTTTACGGGTTCCAGAAAGAATCTGCTGCACCTAATGGACCGTCCCGGATTCCAGGCGCTGGTGCACGACGTTACGGAGCCTTTTTCCGCGGAAGTGGATGAAATCTACAATCTGGCCTGTCCCGCCTCCCCCCCTCATTACCAGCTCGACCCCATTCATACGGTCAAGACTTCCGTGCTGGGCGCCCTCAACATGCTGGCTCTTGCCAAACGGTGCCATGCCAGAATTCTCCAGGCCTCCACCAGCGAGGTGTACGGCGATCCCGCCGTTCATCCCCAGCCGGAATCCTACTGGGGCAACGTCAATCCCGCAGGTCCGCGCTCCTGCTATGACGAGGGCAAGAGGTGTGCGGAAACCCTGTTCATGGATTACCACCGCACGATGGGTGTGGATGTCCGGGTGATCCGCATTTTCAACACGTACGGGCCGCGCATGACCCTGAATGACGGCCGCGTGGTTTCCAATTTCATCGTCCAGGCGCTGAAGGGGGAAGACCTTACCATTTACGGCACGGGGAGGCAGACCCGGAGTTTCCAGTATGTGGACGATCTGGTGGAAGGCATGGTCCGGATGATGGCGGCGGAAAATTTCCACGGGCCAGTCAACCTCGGCAATCCGGGAGAGTTCACCATGCTGGAACTGGCGGAAAAGGTCATTGAAATGACCGGGGCTTCTTCCAAAACGGTTTTCCGCCCCCTTCCCCAGGACGATCCCGTCCAGCGCAAGCCGGACATACGGCTGGCGTACGAAAAGCTCGGCTGGCAGCCGTCTGTTCCGCTGGAACAGGGCCTGGAAAAGACGATTGCCTATTTCCGTAGCATTCTTTGA
- a CDS encoding sensor histidine kinase: MNRRIRIILLTVSLLLVVGTLGWLTHVLLIQAEETGRSERRIKVESLAHEAKLEMDRLLTAFITFEQARGYYEYLPFYAYKRPYDQRMDAPAPGEPARSSNLASYLPDYVTAYLQISPSGQVTGPALNKELSERLNREKNLYQRLNEKVSALISLPASGNLWADIRNEILHEVPEPEPPQDGVPAQVETVSSFVPVEDGGNLYILRQVHTNRGVYLQGALMNMESLNRRLPEQVAKALPQSRLATFDPAAPPAEEAGREGTLFFANAPLVFLPGNAAELPVQDHKQMLTWTLTLIWSMVLVGAAGVIWLMLGTFRLEQRRGDFVSAVTHELRTPLTSFSLYTEMLEDGMVPEQKKPEYYANMQRECRRLEHLIDNVLAYSKLQRNAIRRTKDTLTCQELFEPIAEKIERRLREAGISFSFALAQPIRILPVHTDAVAVEQIMDNLTSNAIKYARGENAKVQLTVQADRHNIVIRFRDNGPGISPKHRKLVFKPFRRTKEATNSRKPGVGLGLSLARDIARSLGGDLKLEFGTLGGASFLLTLPKS, encoded by the coding sequence GTGAACAGGCGCATCCGCATTATCCTGCTGACCGTCAGCCTGCTGCTGGTTGTGGGCACGCTGGGCTGGCTCACCCACGTCCTCCTGATTCAGGCGGAGGAGACGGGCCGTTCCGAACGCCGCATCAAGGTGGAGTCCCTGGCTCATGAGGCCAAGCTGGAGATGGACCGCCTGCTCACCGCCTTCATCACTTTTGAGCAGGCGCGCGGCTATTACGAGTACCTGCCTTTTTACGCCTACAAGCGTCCCTACGACCAGCGCATGGACGCACCGGCCCCCGGCGAACCCGCCCGTTCCTCCAATCTGGCCTCCTACCTGCCGGATTACGTCACGGCCTATCTCCAGATATCCCCTTCCGGGCAGGTCACTGGCCCCGCGCTGAACAAGGAGCTTTCCGAAAGGCTGAACAGGGAGAAGAATCTTTACCAGCGTTTGAACGAGAAGGTTTCCGCCCTCATCTCCCTGCCGGCCAGCGGCAATCTGTGGGCGGATATCAGGAATGAAATTCTTCACGAGGTTCCGGAGCCGGAACCGCCGCAGGACGGGGTTCCCGCCCAGGTGGAGACCGTTTCCTCCTTCGTTCCGGTGGAAGACGGGGGCAATCTGTATATTCTCCGGCAGGTGCATACCAACCGCGGCGTTTACCTGCAGGGAGCCCTGATGAATATGGAGAGCCTGAACAGGCGTCTCCCGGAACAGGTGGCCAAGGCGCTCCCCCAGAGCCGTCTGGCGACTTTCGATCCCGCCGCCCCGCCTGCGGAAGAGGCCGGACGGGAAGGCACACTTTTTTTTGCCAACGCTCCGCTCGTTTTCCTGCCGGGGAACGCAGCGGAACTGCCCGTACAGGACCACAAGCAGATGCTGACGTGGACCCTTACACTGATCTGGAGCATGGTGCTGGTGGGGGCGGCTGGCGTCATCTGGCTGATGCTGGGCACGTTCCGCCTGGAACAGAGGCGCGGGGATTTCGTTTCCGCCGTCACTCATGAGCTGAGAACGCCGCTTACCTCATTTTCCCTTTATACGGAGATGCTGGAGGACGGCATGGTGCCGGAACAGAAAAAGCCGGAGTATTACGCCAACATGCAGCGGGAGTGCCGGAGGCTGGAGCACTTGATCGACAATGTGCTGGCTTATTCCAAACTCCAGAGGAACGCCATCCGGCGCACGAAGGACACGCTCACCTGCCAGGAGCTTTTTGAACCCATCGCGGAGAAGATAGAACGGCGCCTCCGGGAAGCGGGCATCAGTTTTTCCTTTGCGCTGGCCCAGCCCATCCGCATTCTGCCCGTCCATACGGACGCCGTGGCCGTGGAGCAGATCATGGACAATCTGACTTCCAACGCCATCAAGTACGCCAGGGGGGAAAACGCGAAAGTCCAGCTAACCGTCCAGGCGGACCGCCATAATATCGTCATCCGCTTCCGGGACAACGGCCCCGGCATTTCCCCCAAGCACCGCAAGCTGGTATTCAAGCCTTTCCGGCGCACCAAGGAAGCCACCAACAGCCGGAAGCCCGGCGTGGGCCTGGGGCTTTCCCTGGCGCGGGACATCGCCCGCTCCCTGGGCGGGGACCTGAAACTGGAGTTCGGTACGCTGGGGGGCGCCAGCTTTCTGCTGACCCTCCCCAAGTCCTGA
- a CDS encoding response regulator transcription factor, with protein sequence MSSLTYTILVAEDDDSIRHALTDVLTASGYEVLAAEEGLAAIRAVRERNFDLALLDVAMPGADGFQVLQVMSEERPGTPVIMLTARGEEEDRVQGLKLGADDYIVKPFSIRELIARIEAVLRRSPERPRQIREITIPGAVLDSANRMLTFEDGKTATLTAREFELLSYMATHPNRVITRDELLRRVWDMDPRLTDTRSVEMTVMRLRDKLGAKAAASLETLRSQGYRWNSSFLS encoded by the coding sequence ATGAGCAGCTTAACATACACCATTCTGGTTGCAGAGGATGACGACAGCATCCGGCACGCCCTGACGGACGTGCTGACCGCCTCCGGCTACGAGGTGCTGGCCGCGGAGGAAGGGCTGGCGGCCATCAGGGCCGTGCGGGAACGCAATTTCGACCTGGCCCTGCTGGATGTGGCGATGCCCGGAGCGGACGGCTTCCAGGTGCTCCAGGTCATGTCCGAGGAACGGCCCGGAACGCCCGTGATCATGCTGACGGCCCGCGGGGAGGAGGAGGACCGGGTGCAGGGGCTGAAGCTGGGAGCGGACGATTACATTGTCAAGCCGTTCAGCATCCGGGAACTGATCGCCCGCATTGAGGCCGTGCTGCGCAGGTCCCCGGAACGGCCGCGCCAGATCAGGGAGATCACCATTCCCGGCGCTGTGCTGGACAGCGCCAACCGCATGCTCACATTTGAGGATGGCAAGACGGCCACCCTCACCGCGCGCGAGTTTGAGCTTCTGAGCTACATGGCCACCCATCCCAACCGGGTCATCACCAGGGACGAGCTGCTCCGCCGCGTGTGGGACATGGACCCGCGGCTGACGGATACGCGCTCCGTGGAGATGACCGTCATGCGCCTGCGTGACAAGCTGGGCGCGAAGGCGGCCGCCTCCCTGGAGACGCTCAGAAGCCAGGGCTACCGCTGGAATTCATCCTTCCTTTCCTGA
- the hemB gene encoding porphobilinogen synthase — MNLPIRPRRNRKSANIRGLVRETSLSPEHLICPVFVHEGDGNQPISSLPGCTRWSVQGLVEEAKRLMDLGIRTLDLFPAIPDDKKTPDASEAYNPDGLIPRTIYALKSEVPGMTVMTDVALDPYNSDGHDGLVEFRSDGTMEILNDDSVEVLCRQALCHADAGADIISPSDMMDGRVAAIRATLDSEALDDVSIMAYTAKYASALYGPFRGALESAPKEGDKKTYQMDPGNIREALREAQLDEAEGADILMVKPATLYLDVIAAMRSHVTLPVAAYHVSGEYLMIKSAAASGWLDEREAVLETLTSIRRAGADMILTYYAPQAAEWLKQER; from the coding sequence ATGAATCTACCGATACGGCCGCGCCGCAACAGAAAGTCCGCCAATATCCGGGGCCTGGTCCGGGAGACCTCCCTTTCCCCGGAACATCTTATTTGCCCGGTTTTCGTCCACGAGGGGGACGGCAACCAGCCCATTTCCTCCCTGCCCGGCTGCACGCGCTGGAGCGTGCAGGGACTGGTGGAGGAGGCCAAGCGCCTGATGGACCTGGGAATCCGCACGCTGGACCTTTTCCCCGCCATTCCGGACGACAAGAAGACGCCGGACGCCTCCGAGGCCTACAATCCGGACGGACTTATTCCCCGCACCATTTACGCCCTTAAAAGCGAAGTTCCCGGCATGACCGTGATGACGGACGTGGCGCTGGACCCCTATAATTCAGACGGGCACGACGGCCTGGTGGAGTTCCGGTCCGACGGCACCATGGAGATTCTCAACGACGATTCCGTGGAGGTCCTCTGCCGACAGGCCCTGTGCCATGCGGACGCTGGGGCGGATATTATCTCCCCCAGCGACATGATGGACGGCCGCGTGGCCGCCATCCGCGCCACGCTGGATTCCGAGGCCCTGGACGACGTTTCCATCATGGCCTACACCGCCAAGTATGCCAGCGCCCTTTACGGGCCGTTCCGCGGCGCCCTGGAGAGCGCTCCGAAGGAAGGGGACAAGAAGACCTACCAGATGGATCCCGGCAATATCCGGGAAGCCCTGCGAGAAGCCCAGCTTGACGAAGCGGAGGGCGCAGACATCCTGATGGTGAAGCCCGCCACGCTGTATCTGGACGTGATCGCGGCCATGCGCAGTCATGTCACGCTGCCCGTAGCGGCCTACCACGTTAGCGGAGAGTACCTGATGATCAAGTCCGCGGCAGCCTCCGGCTGGCTGGATGAACGGGAGGCCGTTCTGGAGACTCTAACTTCCATCCGGCGCGCCGGGGCGGACATGATCCTTACTTATTACGCCCCGCAGGCCGCCGAATGGCTTAAACAAGAACGCTGA
- the thrS gene encoding threonine--tRNA ligase: protein MSEHKERKTLEERNQMSDLERLRHSCAHILATAICRIWPDAQLAGGPAVENGFYYDVELDHRISTEDFERIEAEMKKVVKENQTFQKEIISRADAMKMAESGELGALGPRSGPSRFKIDLLNDIPEDEQISLYRNGDFTDLCAGPHVGRTGNCKAFKIMSVASAFYKGDKNRPMLQRIYGTCFPNRTQLDEHLARLEEARRRDHRKLGRELGLFCIDEAVGQGLILWKPKGALIRRSLQDFITEELDKLGYSQVYTPNIGKLDLYRTSGHFPYYRESQYAPIPERDAMEKLCEEGATCAELFNGLTDGTIEGYMLKPMNCPHHIKIYANDAHSYRDLPVRLAEFGTVYRWEQSGELGGMTRVRGFTQDDAHIFCTPDQLAGEIRQCLGIVKTIFGTLGMTDYRVRLSMRDPESDKYVGSPENWDKAEQALRDAAEWLGADYSEEAGEAAFYGPKIDFIVRDAIGREWQLGTVQVDYNLPERFDLHYTGADNKPHRPVMVHRAPFGSMERFTGLLIEHFEGKFPTWLSPEQVRVLPISDKVMDIAKTYRDALASRGVRVTVDETADKIGAKIRNARLERVPYMLVIGQREAEEGTVSVRHRDREDLGSMPFEQFMDAVSREIAERHISPVI, encoded by the coding sequence ATGTCCGAACACAAGGAAAGAAAGACTCTTGAAGAACGCAATCAGATGTCTGATCTGGAACGCCTGCGCCATTCCTGCGCGCACATTCTGGCCACGGCCATTTGCCGCATCTGGCCGGATGCCCAGCTGGCGGGCGGTCCCGCCGTGGAAAACGGTTTCTATTACGACGTGGAGCTGGACCACCGCATCAGCACGGAAGACTTTGAACGCATTGAAGCGGAAATGAAAAAAGTGGTGAAGGAAAACCAGACCTTCCAGAAGGAAATCATCTCCCGTGCGGACGCCATGAAAATGGCGGAATCCGGGGAACTGGGCGCCCTGGGCCCGCGCAGCGGCCCCTCCCGCTTTAAAATCGACCTGCTGAACGACATCCCGGAAGACGAGCAAATCTCCCTGTACCGCAACGGAGACTTCACGGACCTGTGCGCCGGACCCCACGTGGGCCGCACCGGCAACTGCAAGGCCTTTAAAATCATGAGCGTGGCCAGCGCCTTCTACAAGGGGGACAAAAACCGCCCCATGCTCCAGCGCATCTACGGCACCTGCTTCCCGAACCGGACCCAGCTTGACGAACATCTCGCGCGCCTGGAGGAAGCCCGCCGCCGCGACCACCGGAAGCTCGGCCGCGAGCTGGGCCTCTTCTGCATTGACGAGGCCGTGGGCCAGGGCCTCATCCTCTGGAAGCCCAAGGGCGCCCTCATCCGCCGCTCCCTGCAGGACTTCATCACGGAGGAACTGGACAAGCTGGGCTACTCCCAGGTATACACCCCCAACATCGGCAAGCTGGACCTGTACCGCACCTCCGGCCACTTCCCGTACTACCGGGAAAGCCAGTACGCCCCCATCCCGGAGCGCGACGCCATGGAAAAACTCTGCGAGGAAGGCGCCACCTGCGCGGAACTCTTCAACGGCCTGACGGACGGCACCATTGAAGGCTACATGCTCAAGCCGATGAACTGCCCGCACCACATCAAAATTTACGCTAATGACGCCCACTCCTACCGCGACCTGCCCGTCCGCCTGGCGGAATTCGGCACGGTGTACCGCTGGGAACAGAGCGGGGAACTGGGCGGCATGACGCGCGTGCGCGGCTTCACCCAGGATGACGCCCACATCTTCTGCACCCCGGACCAGCTTGCCGGGGAAATCCGCCAGTGCCTGGGCATCGTGAAAACCATCTTCGGCACCCTGGGAATGACGGACTACCGCGTGCGCCTCTCCATGCGCGACCCGGAAAGCGACAAATACGTGGGTTCCCCGGAAAACTGGGACAAGGCGGAACAGGCCCTGCGGGATGCCGCGGAATGGCTGGGCGCGGACTATAGTGAGGAAGCCGGGGAAGCCGCCTTCTACGGTCCCAAGATCGACTTCATCGTGCGCGACGCCATCGGCCGCGAATGGCAGCTCGGCACCGTGCAGGTGGACTACAACCTCCCGGAACGCTTTGACCTCCATTACACCGGAGCGGACAACAAGCCGCACCGGCCCGTCATGGTGCACCGCGCCCCGTTCGGCTCCATGGAACGCTTCACCGGCCTGCTCATCGAGCACTTTGAAGGAAAATTCCCCACCTGGCTCTCTCCGGAGCAGGTGCGTGTGCTCCCCATCTCCGACAAGGTCATGGACATCGCCAAAACCTACCGTGACGCCCTGGCCTCCCGGGGCGTTCGCGTCACGGTGGATGAAACCGCGGACAAAATCGGCGCCAAAATCCGCAACGCCCGGCTGGAGCGCGTGCCCTACATGCTCGTCATCGGCCAGCGGGAGGCGGAGGAAGGCACCGTTTCCGTACGCCACCGGGACCGGGAAGACCTGGGCTCCATGCCCTTTGAACAATTCATGGATGCCGTCTCCCGGGAAATAGCGGAGCGTCATATTTCCCCCGTGATTTGA
- the infC gene encoding translation initiation factor IF-3 encodes MPIKPTKNNDGNRRRERGDQTRVNERIRAPRVRVVTANGDQLGIMNTREALEKAKALGLDLVEVASNADPPVCRVVDYGRYKYQQSKLQKTNKSRTIKLKEVKLRIGTDTNDYNVKMARTESFLDHGHKVRFQLRFRGRENAHHELGYDMLNKVIADMKTMAQVDQPPRLAGNTMHMVLAPLPAAQRVKKFTAHLDADFDSEDSAFDAEDDE; translated from the coding sequence GTGCCAATAAAGCCAACGAAGAATAATGACGGTAATCGCCGCCGCGAGCGCGGTGATCAGACTCGGGTCAACGAGCGGATCCGCGCCCCCCGCGTGCGCGTGGTGACCGCCAACGGAGACCAGCTCGGGATAATGAACACGCGTGAAGCGCTGGAAAAGGCCAAGGCCCTTGGCCTGGACCTGGTGGAAGTGGCGAGCAACGCGGACCCGCCCGTGTGCCGCGTGGTGGACTACGGACGGTACAAGTACCAGCAGTCCAAGCTTCAGAAAACCAACAAAAGCCGCACGATCAAGCTCAAGGAGGTCAAGCTCCGCATCGGTACGGACACCAACGACTACAACGTGAAAATGGCCCGTACGGAAAGCTTCCTGGACCACGGTCACAAAGTGCGCTTCCAGCTCCGCTTCCGCGGCCGTGAAAACGCGCACCACGAACTGGGCTATGACATGCTCAACAAGGTCATTGCGGACATGAAAACCATGGCGCAGGTGGACCAGCCCCCGCGCCTGGCCGGCAACACCATGCACATGGTGCTGGCTCCGTTGCCCGCCGCGCAGCGCGTGAAAAAATTCACCGCCCATTTGGACGCCGATTTCGACTCGGAAGACTCCGCCTTTGACGCGGAAGACGACGAATAA
- a CDS encoding fumarate hydratase, protein MATPDFHYQDPFPLEKDDTQYRLITSNYVSVGEFEGHPMLKVEPEGLRLLAAEAFHDVAFFLRPAHLKQVAAILDDPEASANDKSVALTMLRNAEVAAAGILPFCQDTGTATIVGKKGQQVWTGCDDCEFLSHGVYDAYTQNNLRYSQTVALDMYTEKNTGTNLPAQIDIEAVEGMKYSFLFVAKGGGSANKTYLYQETKALLNPATLKKFLVEKMSTLGTAACPPYHIAFVIGGTSAEKCLKTVKMASTKYYDNLPTTGNEYGRAFRDVELEKELHAEACKLGLGAQFGGKWYALDVRVIRLPRHGASCPVGLGVSCSADRNAKAKITPEGIFIEQLETNPGQYIPEALRMTSSEAVSIDLNRPMKEVLADLSKYPVTTRLSLNGTIVVARDIAHAKLKERLERGEGLPQYIKDHPVYYAGPAKTPEGYPSGSFGPTTAGRMDSYVDLFQENGGSMIMIAKGNRSQQVTDACHKHGGFYLGSIGGPAAILAKNNIKKVELLEYPELGMEAIWKIEVEDFPAFILVDDKGNDFFAKIREGWACAGCAH, encoded by the coding sequence ATGGCAACACCGGATTTTCATTATCAGGACCCTTTTCCTCTGGAAAAGGACGACACCCAGTACCGCCTCATCACCTCCAACTACGTAAGCGTAGGGGAATTTGAAGGGCACCCCATGCTCAAGGTGGAACCGGAGGGCCTGCGCCTTCTGGCCGCGGAAGCCTTCCACGACGTGGCTTTCTTCCTGCGCCCCGCCCATTTGAAGCAGGTGGCCGCCATCCTGGACGATCCGGAAGCCAGCGCCAACGACAAGAGCGTGGCCCTGACGATGCTCCGTAACGCGGAAGTGGCCGCCGCCGGCATCCTTCCCTTCTGCCAGGACACGGGCACCGCCACCATCGTCGGCAAGAAGGGCCAGCAGGTCTGGACCGGCTGCGACGACTGCGAATTTCTTTCCCACGGCGTGTACGACGCCTACACCCAGAACAACCTGCGCTACTCCCAAACCGTGGCGCTGGACATGTACACGGAGAAGAACACCGGAACCAACCTGCCCGCCCAGATAGACATTGAAGCCGTGGAAGGCATGAAGTATTCCTTCCTCTTCGTCGCTAAGGGCGGCGGCTCCGCCAACAAGACCTATCTTTACCAGGAAACCAAGGCCCTGCTCAACCCCGCCACGCTCAAGAAGTTCCTGGTGGAAAAAATGAGCACGCTGGGCACGGCGGCCTGCCCGCCCTACCACATCGCCTTCGTCATCGGCGGCACCTCCGCGGAGAAGTGCCTGAAGACCGTGAAGATGGCTTCCACCAAGTATTACGACAACCTTCCCACCACCGGCAACGAGTACGGCCGCGCCTTCCGCGACGTGGAACTGGAAAAGGAGCTGCATGCGGAAGCCTGCAAGCTGGGCCTGGGCGCCCAGTTCGGCGGCAAGTGGTATGCGCTGGACGTACGCGTGATCCGTCTGCCCCGCCACGGCGCCTCCTGCCCGGTGGGATTGGGCGTTTCCTGTTCCGCGGACCGCAATGCCAAAGCCAAAATCACGCCGGAAGGCATCTTTATTGAACAATTGGAAACCAACCCCGGCCAGTATATTCCGGAAGCCCTGCGGATGACCTCCAGCGAGGCCGTTTCCATCGACCTGAACCGCCCGATGAAGGAAGTGCTGGCGGACCTGAGCAAATACCCCGTCACCACGCGCCTGAGCCTGAACGGCACCATCGTCGTGGCCAGGGACATCGCCCATGCCAAGCTCAAGGAACGCCTGGAACGCGGAGAAGGGTTGCCCCAGTACATCAAGGACCACCCCGTTTACTACGCCGGACCGGCCAAGACCCCGGAAGGCTATCCCTCCGGCTCCTTCGGGCCGACCACCGCGGGCCGCATGGATTCCTACGTGGACCTGTTCCAGGAGAACGGCGGCTCCATGATCATGATCGCCAAGGGCAACCGCAGCCAGCAGGTGACGGACGCCTGCCACAAGCACGGCGGCTTCTACCTGGGTTCCATCGGCGGCCCCGCCGCCATTCTTGCCAAGAACAACATCAAAAAGGTGGAACTGCTGGAATACCCGGAACTGGGCATGGAAGCCATCTGGAAAATTGAAGTGGAAGACTTCCCTGCCTTCATCCTGGTGGATGACAAGGGCAACGACTTCTTCGCCAAAATCCGCGAAGGCTGGGCCTGCGCCGGCTGCGCCCATTAA
- a CDS encoding SecDF P1 head subdomain-containing protein, which produces MKQLLCLLALFSTWIPIPSPAADAPEPSPVPLVAFRAVHPDNDRLVAEGKPCPAGYTPYIYGFRNCQGQIEQEKLFLSNTPIVTESGVREAQVDLSMPHAINITLNTQASKTMKEATSAMKVGKDRIAIVVEGRVVNAPCVMAVISQSMIINSLHGEQDAAHLCDVLNRHAAEQKTSPSSPAA; this is translated from the coding sequence ATGAAACAGTTGCTCTGTCTCCTGGCCCTTTTTTCCACATGGATTCCGATCCCGTCCCCGGCGGCTGATGCGCCGGAACCGTCTCCGGTCCCCCTGGTTGCCTTCAGGGCGGTGCATCCGGACAATGACCGCCTTGTGGCGGAAGGGAAGCCATGCCCGGCAGGATACACACCGTATATTTATGGATTTCGCAACTGCCAGGGGCAGATCGAACAGGAGAAGCTGTTTCTGAGTAACACACCTATTGTAACGGAATCTGGCGTCAGGGAGGCGCAGGTGGATTTGAGCATGCCGCATGCAATCAACATCACCCTGAACACTCAGGCCTCCAAAACCATGAAAGAGGCCACCTCCGCCATGAAGGTGGGCAAGGACAGAATAGCCATTGTCGTGGAAGGAAGAGTCGTAAACGCTCCCTGCGTCATGGCAGTTATTTCTCAATCAATGATAATCAACAGCCTGCATGGAGAGCAGGATGCCGCCCACTTGTGCGACGTTCTCAACCGCCACGCAGCCGAACAAAAGACGTCACCTTCCTCCCCGGCAGCCTGA
- a CDS encoding helix-turn-helix domain-containing protein has protein sequence MSENQDELKAQIKVWLKQQKMTREEFAAECFVSPNTVRNWLARVSIPKDKEALIRLMMEKTEREKELKEAARAHWKPFAVMVNTDDYKLIEKAARKDNMTVEEWAEGILIRDAQERMEHVYPESLRVAEEPKGYGIPRTSGPDSAPNKPR, from the coding sequence ATGAGTGAGAACCAGGACGAACTCAAAGCCCAAATCAAGGTTTGGTTGAAACAGCAGAAAATGACCCGTGAAGAGTTTGCGGCGGAATGTTTCGTTTCGCCCAACACGGTTCGCAACTGGCTGGCCAGAGTATCCATTCCCAAGGACAAGGAGGCTCTTATCAGGCTGATGATGGAGAAGACGGAGCGGGAAAAGGAACTCAAGGAAGCGGCCAGGGCCCATTGGAAGCCGTTTGCCGTCATGGTGAATACCGACGATTACAAGCTCATTGAAAAAGCTGCCCGGAAGGACAATATGACCGTGGAGGAATGGGCTGAAGGAATCCTGATCCGCGACGCCCAGGAACGCATGGAGCACGTTTACCCGGAATCCCTCCGCGTTGCGGAAGAACCCAAAGGATACGGCATCCCGCGCACCTCCGGACCGGATTCCGCTCCGAACAAGCCGCGCTGA